The genome window cttagagcatctccaatagtgACTTATCTCAGTGCCCCCAAATTAAATTATAGAGCTCAAGCAACAAAAAAAACTGCTCCATCAGTACCCTATTTTACAAAAAATTATCAAAAAAATATAGGTCATCTCCTAAAGTGCCATAAATATAATGCACCTTATCTAGATCTAACCTACGGACCCTTCACAAAACTTCCTTTCCAAACGAACGGAATAAATTAACAGATTTCGGTTAATCATTTGATttggggctttactgttggagcttAATTTTTTCTTGGTACCCACTATAAAATATATCTATTTTAAATTTTTAGGGCACTTTTATAAGGCACATTGTTGGAAATGATCTTAGCATCTTCATAACAAACTACTCTATCTATCTACAAAATAAAAGGACTTCTGAATTTGTACCGAGTCAAAATATTCTAGGTTTTGACCACGTTTATAGAGAAAGGTATTAAAATCTACCACATCAAAAGGGTAAGATATGAAAATAAAATTTCATAATGGACCTAATTATTAAGTTGCATACGtcaaccagttcaacccaaaagcttaagctgatatGAAGAGatggacaattcacttatattatattgtAGCACTCCCCTCACGTCGAGTCTCTCTTGGGTCTCAGACATGGAATAGGAGTGAGTAACAATTATTTTTTAATTGCGCTAACCAGGATTCAAACTCGTGACCTCTGGCTCTGATataccatattaagttgcatgtaccaatcagttcaacccaaaagcttaatcTGATGGAAAGAGGTGAGCAATTCACTTGTATTATATTCCAACACTAATGATTCTCATCCAGAACCGTAAATATTCTCCTTTCCTATAAACTTGGTCAAATTAGGATAACTTAACTTAGGCCAAACTCAAAGGTCCTTATGTTTTGAAACAGGGAGTACAGAACAAAATGGCAAGTAAGAATACACCGTCTGACTGCAATAGTTTAAACAACCTGCTAGATAAAAAAAGGTTCTATAGCAGCAATGCAGTGAACACAAAAAAAGAGCACAGAACTATGAAATATGCAAACAAATGCAAGCACATGTTATGTGATACATTGCAAATTAAATCTGTAGTTTTGTGATATAACTTGTTAATTCTGTAATTTCTTTGTTCAACTTTTAAAATCTATAGTTATGTGTTAACTTTGACAAACCACATGtagttttttttttttgaaatttcCTCATAGCGAAAGGGCCtcgtaatggttaaggcttccgagtagcacctccaggtcACGGGTTCTATCACCCTCGGGGACGATttcgggcttggttaaaaaatccCCTCGCTGTGCCCCGCCCGCTCTCGGGGATCGATATCCTGCGCACCACCCTTCGGtcgggccgttgcagagtggacagTTGATCGGCCCGTTAGTGATGGGAGGTCAGGGTTTAGGAGATTTCTCGGTcgggaccatgtttcggtctcttcttaatataataccaggAGGGCGCTctccctccccggccgagttttGAAATTTCCTCATACACAAAAAAATACAAAGGAGATAATAAACTACAACTACAAGTGCATCAGATGTGTGATGCATTAGGTACCTGTGGACGTATTCAGAAGCTTCTCCTGGAGAATCATATTGTATGATGTACTTGACTTTTGGAAAGTCCAAACCCCTAGCAGCGATATCGGTAGATACAAGAATTGCTGATTTCTCAGAACCAAAACCCAAAAATGACTTCTTGCGATCATCCTGCTCCATGTTACCATGCAAACGGAACACTTTACAGCTAAGAAATTTTTGCTTCTTATCCATATCACGCTGTGGGCCAGAGCTCCACTCAAGCTGGCTGAGTGCTGTGTGGTGAAAATCTACAGAGTCGCAGGTTGAAAAGAAAACAACGACCTGCAAAAAAAGGGATGTAAGATAACTCATAATAGGTTGAAACCTCAGGACCTACCTGTGGCGACTTGAAGAAAAAAATACAATTCAGTGAAATGTAAACAACAGGACAAAATATAAAACTAACCTTCTGAGAGACTTGTCTTTCAAATAGAGATTTCAGAATCATAAGAAGAACTGCAAGCCTCGAACCACATGAAACTAAATAATAAAAGCAAAAAATTGTCATACCACCTAAGCAACAAATGAAAAGCATGACCTCTAGAAATTTAAAGCAAGCAACTTGTTGCTACCTTTAACATATCTTTGAACCAATTGAGTAGGAAGCTTGAAATCATCAACTGCATGCTCCATTAAATCATTCTGCTTTTCCAGTATTTCATCATCCTCATCAGATAATAGAGAAGTATGATTGTTCCCTACATTGTTGGATTTTCCTGATGGCTTGCTTTGATCATCAAGGCCGATCATCACTGGGTTTTTCAAACTAATTTTTGCCAAACGATTCACCTTCTCATTAAGAGTAGCAGATAAAAGAAGGTTTTGTCTTCTGATATGCCCCCCTTTGTTTTTAATTTGACCAGTAGCGCCATTCCTTGAACCCAAGTGCTCTAGAATATCCTCAACTGCTTTTCCAAAACCAAGTTCAAGAATGCTGCATTAATACAACACAAGAGCAGTAAAAAGTTGTGTCCAACGAATAAGAGGTCTTCTTTGGAAACCAAATAATGTGACTGTGATATCAGACCTGTCAGCCTCATCAAAAACGATCCACTGCAGATTGGAATAGCTAAATGAAGCAGTACGCTGTAAATGGTCAAGAAGGCGCCCAGGAGTAGCAATGAGAATTGATATTCCTACAACCAAATGTCCAGGGTCAAAGCCTGATACCAAAGCTTGAATAGACAAATGCATGAGCAACCTCTAAAGTTGTCAAGGGATGCCACTTTGGTCCACAAACTTTGAAACGCATTCCTAGTTTTCATAAACATGTTAAATGGTGCACCATAATGGTCGATATGGTCCAGAAATGGACCCGCGGTGTActgttttacaagtttagggatgTGTGGTGCACCACATAACAAGTTTAGAGACCCAAAATGCATTTACAAAGTTCGTGGACCTAAATGGCAACCTTTGATAAGTTTAGGCACCACTGATGCATTTAACTCTTCCATAAAGAACACTATGGGACAAGATATACCTTTCCGCAGTCttgctttctcttttgctctgttCTCCCCACCCATGACATACCCAGGGACAATCCAGTGAAAACGATGAACCAGCTGTTGTGCAATCCCGTAAACCTGTAAGCATAGCTCTCGCGTTGGCACAAGTACCAACGCTACCACCAAACAGTTAGTGACATAAACCAGTATAAGGGAGGATCAAGGGAAGAATTAGTCGCATAATTTTTCATCATATCACAACAGGATGGTTTACTAGATGAGTCTTCATCCTTTAGTAAGTGATTATGTGTGTCAGATGATTTTGTTTTGATATACACTACGCTtatcatcatcattctgttataagAAATGATAACAGAACTGAATTCCATTGAACGATTGCCAACAGCCCCAAACCATAATAACACAGGCAAGAATACGAGATTGTCCTTtaaccaaaacaaaatccatggtgCACTAATAACAGGTTCTATCTGTGATATGTCATACTTTTTTCCCAAAATGACAACAAATGTAGCAGTGAGTTCATTTTCGCTCcaaaatactccctccgttccaaTTTAGAATTTGTTTTCCTTTTTGTACTAAGTTTGACaggctcgtcttattcaaaaaatttGTGAAAAAACAAAAAAATCAAAGCCATACTTAAACTATATTATATGTTAaacgatatcatagtaaaaattaataataattatgAAAAAATTAAATAAGACGAGCCGGTTCGTGtaaaaagtcaaacgaattataaattgaaATGAAGGGAGTAAGAAGGGAAATACAAGAACAATCCCTACAGAAGATTATGATACAAACCATGATTGGTGTAAGGCTATGCAGAAAGGAAACAAAGAGACCTGGCTTTACTGCACATTCAATTTATTGGCTAAATACATTGAGCTAAAGAAAATGACATATTCTAGAAGGAAAATTGGATTTATCCATCAAAAGCAGCACAGGGAACATAAAAAAGACACAAGCAACTACCAAAAGTTCCATGAGTTCTATCCACACGAGGCTCCCTCATCTGGAGAACATGAACAATCGGTGCAAGGTACGCAAGAGTTTTCCCAGTGCCAGTAGCAGCCTTCACTAGCCTGAAATTAGCAGTGTAAAACATTATTCAGTTTAAAGAAAAACACTTCGGTAAGGATTTGCGACAAATCagtataaaaagagcatacatgtgCTGTCCAGAAATGGCAACTGGAATTGCCTGAGCTTGAATTCGAGTGGGTGCTTGGAAACTCATCTTATCTACATTAAATAATGAAAGAAATACTATTTAGCAACCAGGAAAATGTGCGACATTTTTGCAGACTTCTGTTCAACATTTGCTATGTTTTGATAACCAGGACGCAGTCAACTTTCCTGCAGAATTCTTTCGAAAACACAAAGAAACCCTCTATCTAAGCGTCAATTTCATCAGACATGACTTGACCGCAAACTCAAACCACCACCACGAACTACATTTGCTACTTCTTCAATCTTCAGTAAGTACAGAAAGCTAGGAACATGACATTTGTGCACCAAACTCGATCAATTCACTGAGCAAATATTAAATACTGAAGCTAAACTTGTAACTAAAAGAAATTCAATTTGATGCGAGGAAAGCTTGTGATTCAGAACTGAACGCCAAATCACAACTACGATTAAAAAAAAGGAGAGTGAATGAAGATTGTGAGCAACCTTGAAGGTGGGCGCAGAGGGTAGAGTGGAGGCCGAGGTCGGCGAAAGAGCATGAAGCAAACAGCTCCTCTCTCGCCTCCTCATgcgccgccggcggcggcggtaGCTTACCGACCTTCTTGGACATGTCGGGGAGGAGCGGCGATGGATAGGAGGGGACCTCGGGGGGAGGAAGTCCAGTCGAGCACCTCGGACGAGGGGACCTCAGGCGAGTGGAGCTTGGAGTCGGCAACGGCGGAGGCAGGTTCGGCGGCCGTAGAGGTGAGCTAGGCGGTGCAAGACGTGCTTGGTCTTGAGCTACACGCGACGTGGGGCGGAGTCGGGCGGCGCTGGTCGCTGGCGACGGATGGGAGGAGCCGAGGAGGCGCGGCGCAGAGGACGTACCGGTCCGGATTCTAGGTCATGTTTTTTCACTCTGGACCTTTTGGCGTTCGTGCCCTAGTTTTAAATGAAAAATGATGATTTTATTTTTGTTTGCTTAACTGTTAAATTTTACTTTTGTATTCTGAAGGTTTGATTGATTTTCGCCCTACGTATCGTTCGAAGTAAAAAAATAAATTTTAGACAGAAAAATAGATATATTATGGCGCCTTAGACATCAAACGAAACAATAAAGTGAAACTTTGCTCCTATCCGATGAAGTCATGTTAAGCCTTGTGCCAACGCGGACAATAGGGTAGTGACAGACCGGTCTTGTCGCCCGATCGGAGCCAAGAGGCGGGCGAGAAACTTGATTAAATTAGATTTATGTAATTTTTTAATTGTTATATACTTTTATTTTCATTATTAGGTACTTTTCTAATTTTTAATTTAATAATATTTATTATGATGTGTGATCTCTAattaggggtggatatcgagctaGCTCGGCTCGTTATGGCTCGTTACTGTAACGAGTCAGCTCGACTCGTTATACTAACGAGCTAAACAGTTGGCTCAGCTCGGCTCGTTAGGAAGCTCGAGCTAGCTCGTTAGGCTCGCAAGCCACACAACTAAATATAAATATCtatgtaaataaatatatataaccgAAAAAATTATATTTTAAGTGTTTAACACTACAAACCCAAAAAAATTATAATATTATTATCATATCATTGTCCTAGCGCATCTAACTTTTAATATTAAATTAAATGACCAAATATGTATTAACTTACAGATTTATAAACCCTTATTATAATAAGATAGCAACAAGCATCATTATAAAGCGACTCATCATCCATTCCACAAACATGTAACATTTCATTGCACAACGCTAACATCATATGCTGCTAGAAACAAAGTTCACAAAACCATAACCAATAATCAAATATTAAATATGCAATATAGGTATGTAGCCATGCAATAATGCAAATATTTAAGCACATGGCACATCCACACATGTCCATTTCACAGATCATAACTACGAGAAAACAAGACTATGAGAGATGAGACGACACCAACGACTAGACAAATTTGTGTTGTGGCTTAGCTCATTTGGCTCGCGAGCTAGCTCACGAGCTAACCCGAGCTGGCTCATTAGAGAACCGAGCTAGAATACTAGCTTGGCTCGCTACAAAAttaaaacgagccgagtcgaaccgagctactaacgagccgagtcgagcgagtTATCGAGCAACGAGTATTTTGTCCAACCCTATCTCTAACCGTGTGATTGGTTGGTTGGCCAACCGTAACCAGGTTCGTCGCATGCGTTGACTACGCCTAAGCGCGTGATTGGTTACCTGTGGTGCACCGACGCGGCCTGCACGTGCATGTGCAACAAAAGCACTTTTTTCATCATTTACCTGCATGCGCGGAGACAGGACCGACGAGGATCTCTACCGGGCCAGGcgggtgtgacggaacctcccaagtaattaggcccacctacagttgtccttgtctaacagacatcagacaccctgtagatgttcctaagtcacttgacaagttcggtgcacgaatccaaacgccggcgacacgaatcgcggcggagggatccgtcggcggtgaggacagccgcgctggcggtctgatccagtTTAGCCACTGTACCTTGGCGAGTGGCATTCAGACagtctgacagagcaacttcagaGCCATTTTTCTCCATTTTTTGCATTACAACTTTGTCATCTATCTACACCAAAGTTGTAGGGCTATCATCCAACTATAACTTTGCTACAAGGTGCTCTCACAAACAGTCACTGGATCATGCTTAAAATTAAGCCCTAAGTTCATGTCATCCCACTGTTaacctgaatttcagacctcaagCAGTCtcacagtccaacttcaggctcaattatctccagttttttcttaacaactatgctcacacccttaagcaaagttgttctcctatgattaggctataattttgatgtggtgacttaGGGCAAAGatcctatattttaaaagttacaaggctccaaagttgagcccatatcACTGAAATCAGACTTAGACTATTAAGGACTTAAGAGGTGagttttgcaaataaacccaaaacttagggtttaacttgcaaattcacatatttgtgatccaaatgacttaagatacttatttaacttggtttttgcactttagtccaaaagtggactaattttgcacataaaccccaagggtttggttttagggttttccagggttccaactagggtttctggcatcccaggggtataaatgtgatttaactttatttttgggaacattttatgactattttcctaaagcctttaggttttctcaatttgggttaggtcttacccctttaatccctatttagagttaagttccctatccagggttctatttgcaaaatacgaaaacaatacaacttgtttgaaatttttacctagtgaatgtactctaggtgtatcaaacatatgcaatgccaatgcttatgatgtcatgctcaagttttagttacagtaacaccaggggtgttacagcgggCGTGAGCCAGACGCAACTGCCGCACGCAACCAATCATGTGGTAAGTGTTGAAACAAATCTGTATGAATTACTTAATTCTGAAAAATAAAAGTTGATGTCGCTATGGATTAAAGTTATAGCTTGTTGCGGATGTGCACTGGAATAGCAGTGGCCAGAGTGGAGTAGAAAGTTAATGTGGCGTGGGCACTCGCACCAgcataagagcatctccaaccactaccggaatctgaggctttgccgagtgttgtattctttgccgagtgccttttgtcaggCACTCgataaagttaggctctcggcaaagagcccctttaccgagtgctgaacactcggcacagggaggcactcggcaaagacaagtttgccgagtgtcacacactcggcaaacggggctctcggcaaagggccgtcagcggccgtcccagagctgacggccgtcagtctttgccgagagccaacggctggcactcggcaaagaggcttctttgccgagtgccacgtagtaaacactcggcaaagaattgtttgccgagtgtcatctccagacactcggcaaagtgtattttcattttttttattttgtctcccaaactttttgtggtatgttcctacactatgtagacctacatgtatcatttgtggacaattataacatagtttccatagttagtagatttagttcgtttatttgaatttcttcgaaaaattcaaatttgaactgcaggtcactcgaaacttggaaaaccgtgcatgaaaaaatgatattcatgttacttagcataagttacgaccgattgcagaagcgtaccggaaacttcgagcaacatgctcactaaacatggccgtgaacttggcatccacatgtttaaaaattgtataaaacataaacaaagtcagaaaatcatgaaacttgtccacgtgtcatgatatcatatgtacaggctgtgataaaaattttagaatgtttggagaaagttgtgagacactatgtgtagaaacctaagagatccacatgaaatctcttaggtttctacacatagtgtctcacaactttctccaaacattctaaaatttttatcacagcctatacatatgatatcatgacacgtggacaagtttcatgattttctgactttgtttgtgttttatacaatttttaaacatgtggatgccaagttcacggccatgtttagtgagcatgttgctcgaagtttccggtacgcttctgcaatcggtcgtaacttatgctaagtaacatgaatatcattttttcatgcacggttttctaagtttcgagtgacctgcagttcaaatttgaattttccgaagaaattcaaataaacgaactaaatctactaactatggaaactatgttataattgtccacaaatgatacatgtaggtctacatagtgtaggaacataccacaaaaagtttgggagacaaaataaaaaaaatgaaaatacactttgccgagtgtctggagatgacactcggcaaagagggctttgccgagtgctagatgtgtggcactcggcaaagaggtagtaaagactctttgccgagtgccgcaacgggggacactcggcaaagaactctttaccgagtaccgccgatctggcactcggcaaagaatattttacaATTTTAAaaaacactttgccgagtgccagatcgctggcactcggcaaagaaggaaaataACTATGCCGGTTCTTCTTTCTCCTTTCTCTTCTCTCACGCGCTCTCTTTCTTCTCCGCCGCGCCGCCCGCCGTCTGCCCTTGCCGTGGCCGTGCGCCGTgcccgccgcgccgcccgccgcgccgcccgccGCGCCCTCCTCGGCCGTGCGTCGTGCTCTCCGCGGCCGTGTGTCGTGCGCCGTCTGCCCGCCCCCTCCCCGCGGCCGTCCCCGCCGCACCCGCTCGCTCGTCGCCCCGCCGCCTCGCCGCCCGCCACCGAAGGTATAAATTATGCgtgtttatattatttatatgtgTGTTTATATGCGTGTTTATATGTGTGTTCATGAATTTATGCATGTTTATATGTTGCGTGTTTATTAgttaataaacaatattatttataTGCATGTTTAACTGTTTTGGTCATTTGTTGATAACAAACTGGTATTAgttaataaacaatattatttaccATGATTTAATTTGAACAaacacatgtttatattaatgtaaTCAAAGTAGACACAGTCACATTTTTAATGAGAAGGAGAATGAGGGTATTTGTGCGTAGGTTGAATGTCCTTATCATTTTATGCATGGATttccggccatcgtgccgttgaattatgcgtggaagacagccatcgtgctgatacttttatttgcaggatttcgaaacctccccgtgcaggggaggtgctgccgaaattttctgttgctaggcttctgttaggggatggaggaccgtgagtggatgtacacgggccgtagaggaaggaacgatgtcaccactgaatggattagaaagaccgatgatttcgtggaacgggcatatggcgaagctgctaaaggagcgagtctagtcccatgcccgtgcagcaaatgtgacaaccggaaaagaaaaccaaagaagaccatggtagaacatatttggaagaatggatttacgtcgggctatactcggtggatatttcatggtgaagcgcatcgtacgagagaggaggtgctgagacaacgtgtcgaggattatgacgcggatgcgggggtagcggatatgttgaacgactatcaggaggcacagtacacgggaggatgtatggatgacgagccagagccgactgcaaaggcgttctacgacatgttcgacgcggcacagaagccccttcacggccagacaaaggtttctcaactggatgccattgggcgtgtaatggcgttcaagtcgcagtacagcatgagtagagacgcattcgatggcttgttgacggttattgggagtctgcttccggatgatcacgttctgccaaagagcatgtacgaggcacaaaaactacttcgtgcactcaagatgacgtatgagcagattcatgcttgtccgaagggctgcgtgctatttaggaaagaatacgcggaggcaaagtactgtcccaagtgtaattcgtctaggtttatggaggtagactctggtgatggacaaaagaggcagctcgacatccccttgacaatcctacgacaccttccgttcgtaccgaggatccagcgtctgtacatgacagaggaatccgcgaaacagataacttggcacaaaaatggaaaacgatacaatcctgacaagatggtgcacgcatcagatggtgaagcatggaaacactttgatgacattcatcgtgagaaagccgaagaggctcgtaatgtacgtgttgcgttggccacagatgggttcaatccctatggaatgagcgctgccccgtacacatgttggcccgtgtttgttatcccaatcaatctcccccctggtgtgtgctttcaaaggcagaatatattcgtgtcgttgataattcccggacacccggggaacaaaatgggcgtgtacatggagcctttgatcgatgaattggtacgtgcctgggaggaaggggtatggacgtttgaccaagctacgaagacaaacttcagaatgcatgtttggtaccagtactccatgcatgacttaccggcctatgggctattctgtgcctggtgtgttcacggtaagttcccatgcccagtttgcaaggaagctctcaggttcatttggttgaaaaagggtggcaaatattcgtccttcgataaacatcgacaatttcttcctgctgaccatccattccgcctagacatcaagaactttacgaaaggtgtcgtagtgacagaccgcccacctgcaacgatgactggtgccgaaattcgtcaacagatagatgggctcgtggccaatacagaaggtggttttgtgggatatggtgagcagcatatgtggacacataagtctggcttgactcggctcccctattatgacgacctgctccttccacacaacattgacgtgatgcacactgaaaaaatgttgccgaggcactatgggcaacaattatggacattcctgataagtcaaaggataatgtgaaggcaagagtggatctggcagcgttatgtgatagaccaaaactagagatgaagctgccaagtggcggaaagacatggagaaggcctaaggccgatttcgtcctaagcagggcccagaggaaggaagtacttcagtggatcaagatgttgatgttccctgatgggtatgcagctaacctgagtaggggggtgaacttatctactatgcgagtcttagggatgaagagtcatgacttccacatatggattgaacggattcttcctgcgatggttcgaggctatgtccctgagcatgtctggctaacgctttcagagttgagctatttcttccgtcagctttgtgcaaaagagttatctcggaccgtggttgcagacttggaaagattggcccccgtgttactgtgtaagcttgagaagatatttccacccggcttcttcaatccaatgcagcatttgattcttcatctcccctatgaggcacgaatggggagccccgtgcagggacgttggtgctatccaatcgagagatgtctaaagactatttgaaagaaatgtagaaataaatgcaaaatcgaggcttccattgcagaggcatacattctagaggaggtctcaaacttcacaacaacttattatggtgacaaactgccgagcgtgcataatccaccccctcgttacaatgatggcgacaatgaatcgaaccttagcatatttcgaggccaactcggaagcgcaagtggctcgaccacgaagaccctgacacatgaagagtggcgacatatcatgctatacgtattgaccaaccttgaagaggtgacgccatacatggaacaatttcttcatgaattctggcgtcgatcaagggaccccactccacaggaatatgacgctcttcttagaaagggtgcga of Zea mays cultivar B73 chromosome 8, Zm-B73-REFERENCE-NAM-5.0, whole genome shotgun sequence contains these proteins:
- the LOC100382837 gene encoding DEAD-box ATP-dependent RNA helicase 17, with the translated sequence MSKKVGKLPPPPAAHEEAREELFASCSFADLGLHSTLCAHLQDKMSFQAPTRIQAQAIPVAISGQHMLVKAATGTGKTLAYLAPIVHVLQMREPRVDRTHGTFALVLVPTRELCLQVYGIAQQLVHRFHWIVPGYVMGGENRAKEKARLRKGISILIATPGRLLDHLQRTASFSYSNLQWIVFDEADSILELGFGKAVEDILEHLGSRNGATGQIKNKGGHIRRQNLLLSATLNEKVNRLAKISLKNPVMIGLDDQSKPSGKSNNVGNNHTSLLSDEDDEILEKQNDLMEHAVDDFKLPTQLVQRYVKVSCGSRLAVLLMILKSLFERQVSQKVVVFFSTCDSVDFHHTALSQLEWSSGPQRDMDKKQKFLSCKVFRLHGNMEQDDRKKSFLGFGSEKSAILVSTDIAARGLDFPKVKYIIQYDSPGEASEYVHRVGRTARIGEKGEALLFMQPIELDYLKDLELHGVSLTEYPLQRVLDSFPVNGQKPHKRKQISLDMHPCIMSLQRSLEGFVAAEDATKKLARDAFCSWVRAYTAHRGELKKIFMVKKLHLGHVARSFGLKEQPSLVGRSHQVSLKKRKKEQKRERPAKRRKLPSKK